In Nitrosospira briensis C-128, a genomic segment contains:
- a CDS encoding lytic transglycosylase domain-containing protein has protein sequence MKIFFAMLFFAMSAGTVAASQDDDFMTMRQAFQNGDASRVAAYAQRLRGHVLEPYAIYYQLYPQLENIDVSMPAVKGFLDRYKDSPLSDRLQGEWLKSLGKAQQWELFAEGYPDLINKDTELTCYSLQHRIAANDASAFTEAHPLWFNARDMPESCTALFDALDVAGKLTVEDVWTRLRLALEAGNVGVAKRINEYLPENEALNTRQLDSAAGSPLRFLEKHRHEINTRADREIAFFAILRLLRNNPDQAYAYWPRMRARFSNADHAYFMVQLADQAARKLNPRALDWFAEAAGTDTPVALSDAQLGWKTRAALRAGDWGLVLDAIEAMSASEQETGVWRYWKARALKAGGKITEANVIFAPLSTEHNFYGQLAEEELGVAIGVATEPYKPTSKEIAAIERLPGIKRALALYRLNLRTEATREWVWAIRDFDDGRLLATAEVARRNGIYDRAINTADKTVRQHDFTLRFLAPHRDALRNLVKQQELDEAWVYGLIRQESRFISDARSSAGAMGLMQLMPATAKWVSKKMGVRKFSPARVSEIDTNLTLGTYYLKHVLTLTDNQPLLASAAYNAGPGRAQQWRGDKPMEGAIYAETIPFNETRDYVKKVMSNAMYYANTFGHPTTALKHRLGVVMSREDSEQFSEAKSKQ, from the coding sequence ATGAAAATCTTTTTTGCAATGTTATTTTTTGCTATGTCTGCCGGAACCGTGGCCGCGAGCCAGGATGACGATTTCATGACCATGAGGCAAGCGTTTCAAAATGGCGACGCCAGCCGAGTGGCGGCCTATGCGCAACGCCTGAGAGGGCATGTACTGGAACCCTACGCAATCTACTATCAGCTATACCCGCAGCTTGAGAATATCGATGTGAGCATGCCGGCGGTCAAAGGTTTTCTCGATCGCTACAAGGATAGCCCACTGAGCGACAGGCTACAGGGTGAATGGCTAAAAAGCCTTGGCAAGGCGCAGCAATGGGAATTATTTGCGGAGGGATATCCGGATCTCATCAACAAGGATACTGAACTTACCTGCTATTCACTTCAACACCGCATCGCCGCAAACGATGCCAGTGCATTCACCGAGGCGCACCCGTTATGGTTTAACGCACGGGACATGCCGGAAAGCTGCACGGCGTTGTTCGATGCGCTGGATGTTGCCGGGAAATTGACGGTGGAAGATGTATGGACGCGCCTGCGTCTCGCGCTCGAGGCAGGCAATGTAGGGGTAGCGAAACGCATCAATGAATATCTACCGGAAAATGAGGCGCTCAATACGCGCCAGCTGGACTCCGCCGCAGGGAGCCCATTGCGCTTTCTGGAAAAACATCGGCATGAGATCAATACTCGCGCCGACCGTGAAATCGCTTTTTTTGCAATACTGCGTTTGCTCCGTAACAACCCCGATCAGGCCTATGCCTATTGGCCGAGAATGCGCGCGCGATTCAGCAATGCGGATCATGCGTATTTCATGGTGCAACTGGCGGATCAGGCAGCGCGAAAGCTGAATCCGCGCGCCCTTGACTGGTTTGCGGAAGCCGCCGGCACCGACACGCCGGTTGCGTTATCGGATGCGCAACTCGGATGGAAAACGCGCGCGGCCCTGCGCGCCGGTGATTGGGGTCTGGTGCTGGATGCGATCGAAGCCATGTCTGCTTCCGAACAGGAGACAGGTGTATGGCGTTACTGGAAAGCGCGGGCGCTGAAAGCCGGAGGCAAGATAACGGAAGCGAATGTTATTTTCGCTCCCTTGAGCACCGAGCACAACTTTTATGGTCAACTGGCGGAAGAGGAACTGGGCGTAGCGATCGGCGTCGCGACCGAACCCTATAAACCCACGTCAAAGGAAATTGCCGCCATTGAGCGGCTGCCGGGAATAAAACGGGCGCTTGCCTTGTATCGCCTTAATCTGCGAACGGAGGCCACACGCGAATGGGTCTGGGCAATACGCGATTTCGACGACGGACGCCTGCTTGCCACCGCTGAAGTTGCGCGGCGTAATGGAATCTATGACCGGGCCATCAATACGGCGGATAAAACAGTACGGCAGCATGATTTCACCCTGCGTTTTCTCGCTCCTCACCGCGATGCGCTGCGTAACCTCGTGAAGCAACAGGAACTCGATGAGGCCTGGGTATACGGCCTCATCCGCCAGGAAAGCCGGTTCATCAGCGATGCCAGATCCAGCGCCGGTGCGATGGGTTTGATGCAATTGATGCCGGCCACTGCGAAATGGGTATCGAAAAAAATGGGCGTCCGGAAATTTTCCCCCGCACGCGTGTCCGAGATAGATACCAATCTGACCCTGGGTACGTATTATCTCAAGCATGTCTTGACACTTACCGACAACCAGCCACTGCTGGCTTCTGCCGCTTATAACGCTGGTCCCGGCCGGGCGCAGCAATGGCGCGGCGACAAGCCGATGGAAGGCGCAATATACGCCGAAACCATCCCTTTCAATGAAACCCGCGACTATGTAAAAAAAGTCATGAGCAACGCAATGTATTACGCCAACACCTTCGGGCATCCAACGACGGCGCTGAAGCATCGGCTTGGGGTTGTGATGTCCCGGGAGGATAGCGAGCAATTTTCAGAAGCGAAAAGTAAACAATGA